One segment of Streptomyces sp. NBC_01463 DNA contains the following:
- a CDS encoding SDR family NAD(P)-dependent oxidoreductase, protein MSNEEKLLEYLRRATADLRDMRKRLAAAERKSSGEPIAIVGMACRYPGGVGSPDELWDLVVEGRDGVSAFPVDRGWDVEGLYDPEPGKPNRTVTREGGFLYDAADFDAGVFGISPREALGMDPQQRLLLEASWEAVESAGIDPLSLKGSRTGVFAGLMYHDYALGTEASATTGGSLVSGRVSYTLGLEGPSVTVDTACSSSLVALHLGAQALRSDECSMALVGGVTVMTTPDMFLYFSHQRGMAADGRCKSFAADADGTGCSEGVGVLMLERLSDAQRNGHPVVAVIRGSAINQDGASSSMTAPNGPSQQRVIRAALDGAGLTSSDVDLVEAHGTGTRLGDPIEAQALLATYGQGRPEGDPIWLGSLKSNLGHTQAAAGVGGVIKAVLAIRHGVLPRTLHVDVPTPQVDWSAGAVELLTESRAWPVRDRPRRVGVSSFGLSGTNAHVIVEQAPVVEELDVSVTVELPVVPVVLSARSEAGLSAQAGKLLGVSSASLLDVGFSSVVSRGVLEHRAVVAASDREELVRGLTALAGGGLSSSVVRGSARQAGATAFLFTGQGAQRLGMGRELYEAYPVFAAAFDEVVGELDARLGRSLREVVWGEDAGLLNGTMFAQAGLFAVETALFRLVESWGVRPDFLVGHSVGEIAAAHVSGALSLGDAAELVVARGRLMQGLPAGGSMVAVEASEAEVLPLLNAEVGIAAVNGPRSVVVSGTDAAVRELVAVFAGEGRRTSALRVSHAFHSPLMEPMLAEFGAVVSGLSFGAASIPVVSGVFGDLSESWGSAEYWVRHVREAVRFADAVSFVVSRGVTSFVEVGPDGVLCGMAQQSVDTELAATVFVPLVRKGRPEVASTVTALGQLHVSGVPVDWARLFEGTGARRVDLPTYAFQRERYWMQAETGGNDPGSLGLGTTDHPLLGATVTLPGTDGPVLTGRLSLERQPWLADHRMGASVLFPGTGLVELALCAGAQVGCDVLDELTLQAPLVLPPRGGVQVRVVVGADDGTGARSVTVHARDEDDGADDAPWTLHADGVLVPDVPAPAFDAAIWPPQGASPVELDDVYGKLATQGYAYGPAFQGLDAVWRRDGEIFAEVALPEAAAPDAGHYGLHPALFDAALHASLLDGTDAAPGDEGTARLPFAWKGVRLHATGAARLRVRIASAGADSVTVDGADTEGRPVFSVGALVTRPVSVDAAAGTAQRGSLYSVRWAPFTPAAAPEVVAVPWDHRNDGPVPEDAVLVWECPPPVGDPVAGAHDLTARALGVVQEWLTDERFAAGRLLVVTRGAVALPDETLTHPAAAAVAGLVRAAQSENPGRILLTDTDGGTDSVSSAGVAAVVACGEPESAVREGGVWAPRLTRVPQARDRADRSPFGGDDATVLVTGGTGTLGALVARHLVTVHGVRRLVLTGRRGADAPGAAELRAELAGLGAEVAVAACDLADREAARALVDAHAPTAVVHCAGVLEDATLGSLTAGRLSRVLRPKIDAAWNLHELTAHLDLSAFVLFSSVAGVLGNPGQANYAAGNAFLDALAVRRKALGLPGQSLAWGLWADGDGMASGLDGTDLRRMSRSGVEPLVPAHALALMDEAGQSDDALLLPVRLDLRTLRAAEPPSAIMSGLVHRKTRATSSVPAGQSRSGLAALAPKERLRALLDLVRAQVASVLGHGSAADVEPDRAFTEIGFDSLTAMELRNQLASATGLRLPATLVFDHPNARAVAGHLDTLLAGGSTAAVASAAATPADDDPVVIVSMACRYPGGVRSPEDLWQLVDDGVDAITEFPRNRGWDLERLYDPESTRTGTCYVRHGGFLHDAADFDPGFFGISPNDALTTDPQHRLMLEVAWEAMERATIDPLSLKGTATGVFTGAMYHDYAGNSAAGSLGPGRVSYTFGLEGPSLAVDTACSSSLVALHLAAQAVRSGECGLALVGGVTVMSTPETFIEFARQRGLSRDGRCRSFSSAADGAAWSEGAGMLVIERLSDARRNGHPVLAVLRGSAVNQDGASNGLMAPNGPSQQRVIRQALANAGLGAADVDTVEAHGTGTTLGDPIEAQALLATYGQDRVEGKPLYLGSIKSNIGHAQAAAGIAGVIKMVEAMRHGVLPASLHLDEPSSQVDWETGDVVLLAKARPWPELDRPRRAGVSSFGISGTNAHVIIEAPAPDAAEAQAVPDSVVPQATPDTTEQTGDANERNTPTPTPVPVPWLLSARDPEGTARQAARLLTHLESRPAASALDVAHSLATTRTPLEHRAALLVTDRARAMHDLAVLADGGTTASVVTVQDPDSGRTGGGPTAFLFSGQGSQRLGMGGRLHRTHPVFARAFDQAVAALDAHLDRPLADVVREDEAALNRTGYTQAALFAFEVAQFRLLESWGVRPDFLAGHSIGELVAAHVSGALSLPDAARLVAARGLLMQALPEGGAMAALRASEEEVAPLLTADVAVAAVNGPGSVVVSGTATAVRAVTDHFAALGRTAKPLRVSHAFHSPLMEPMLADFARAAAGMTVTEPSIPLVSTLTGRAVTAADLADPGHWVRHVRETVRFADAVRTLDEAGVTTYLEIGPDAALSALGPACLPDTSTAAFLPLSRRDRDEAAELVGALALAHVRHIPVDWAEFFAGSGADRVDLPTYAFRREPFWALPERAGADLTAAGLGTTEHPLLGAVVALPDGGALLTGRLNPVELPWLDDHDLLGTPVLPAAAFADLALSAGTGTGCPRLDELTVTAQLTSAAGPGSELRVSVGAPADDGRRTVDIHSRKQGAQPEDDDAAWVRHARGVLAPAATEPAADTAAWPPPGATPVDPNTLYDRLFSLGHGHGQAFRTIGSAWRSGDELFADAVLGEETAREQCALHPALLDAAVQLARFGALPAGEEPGGSAPLSPAAWTGVQVHRPGATEVRIRVRPTGQDRASFHIADAEGRPVLTAEDIAWKPVTAAELTTGSPLGALYRLKWAPAPVDIADLGTRTAVLAAAGPFDDPRTGLPFQTFDPRHPLDGDAPDFVLLPLAAPAGDEPDAVRTHTADVLSHIREFLRHAPDRGTTRLAVVTRHAVAAGDEAPDVRHAAIWGLVRAAQSEHPGRFVLADVDGLESSATALPDALATGADELAVRGGTVLVPELVLAEPDGGAPAPASGGTVLVTGGPSTTAAALVRRLVTELGAGHVLVAGGTAPGETDALTAGTDAALTVSDCDPADREALAALLSGLPGDIPLTAVVHTVPAGESAPIGERTPQLLDEALRRHADAAWNLHDLTTGLGLSAFVLLTSAHGLVHGAEQAHHAAAHTFLDALARHRHALGLPATALALTPEDTNAGAGLLPLTAERTTALLDEALRTRAAALFALHPDQGALRTLAGSLPPVLGTLVRTPGRAGTRPGTGLSAAAELRSRLAGRSEEERGRMLLELVRSHVATLLGHPTPEAVGADRAFQDLGFDSLAAVELRRRLAGATGLSLPASLVFDHPDSRAVAAHLTGLIDDGSGEQDASEALWAMLDQLDASLTAAQPDAGARPRITSRLEALLRRWQDTHGDADGRTRDEDDALDSVTDDELFDVLDQEIGLL, encoded by the coding sequence GTGAGTAACGAGGAAAAACTTCTCGAGTATCTGCGCCGGGCGACAGCCGACTTGCGCGACATGCGCAAAAGACTCGCCGCCGCGGAGCGCAAGTCCAGCGGCGAGCCGATTGCGATCGTGGGTATGGCGTGTCGTTATCCGGGTGGGGTGGGTTCTCCGGATGAGTTGTGGGATCTGGTGGTGGAGGGCCGGGACGGTGTGTCGGCGTTTCCGGTGGACCGTGGGTGGGATGTCGAGGGGCTTTACGATCCGGAGCCGGGGAAGCCGAATCGTACGGTGACGCGTGAGGGTGGTTTCCTGTACGACGCGGCTGATTTCGATGCCGGGGTGTTCGGGATCTCGCCGCGTGAGGCGTTGGGGATGGATCCGCAGCAGCGGTTGTTGCTGGAGGCGTCCTGGGAGGCGGTGGAGAGTGCGGGGATCGATCCCCTCTCCCTGAAGGGCAGCCGCACCGGCGTCTTCGCCGGCCTGATGTACCACGACTACGCTCTGGGCACCGAGGCCTCGGCAACGACCGGCGGCAGCCTCGTCTCGGGGCGCGTCTCCTACACCCTCGGCCTCGAAGGGCCGTCCGTCACGGTGGACACCGCGTGCTCGTCGTCACTGGTGGCCCTGCATCTGGGCGCCCAGGCGCTGCGGTCCGACGAGTGCTCGATGGCGCTGGTGGGCGGCGTGACGGTGATGACGACGCCGGACATGTTCCTCTACTTCAGCCACCAGCGGGGCATGGCGGCGGACGGCCGCTGCAAGTCCTTCGCGGCCGACGCCGACGGCACCGGCTGCTCGGAGGGCGTCGGAGTCCTCATGCTGGAACGTCTCTCGGACGCCCAGCGGAACGGGCATCCGGTGGTCGCCGTGATCCGGGGAAGCGCCATCAACCAGGACGGCGCGTCGAGCAGCATGACGGCTCCGAACGGTCCGTCGCAGCAGCGGGTGATCCGTGCGGCCCTGGACGGTGCGGGGCTGACCTCCTCCGATGTGGATCTGGTGGAGGCGCATGGGACGGGGACCCGGTTGGGTGATCCGATCGAGGCGCAGGCGCTGTTGGCGACGTATGGGCAGGGTCGTCCGGAGGGCGATCCGATCTGGCTGGGTTCGTTGAAGTCGAACCTGGGCCACACCCAGGCCGCGGCCGGTGTGGGTGGTGTGATCAAGGCGGTGCTGGCGATTCGGCATGGTGTGTTGCCGAGGACGTTGCATGTGGATGTGCCGACGCCGCAGGTGGATTGGTCGGCGGGTGCGGTGGAGTTGTTGACGGAGTCGCGGGCGTGGCCGGTGCGGGATCGTCCCAGGCGTGTGGGGGTGTCGTCGTTCGGTCTGAGTGGGACGAATGCGCATGTGATTGTGGAGCAGGCTCCGGTGGTGGAGGAGCTGGATGTATCGGTGACTGTTGAGTTGCCGGTGGTTCCGGTGGTGTTGTCTGCGCGGAGTGAGGCGGGGTTGTCGGCGCAGGCGGGGAAGCTGTTGGGTGTTTCTTCCGCTTCGTTGTTGGATGTGGGTTTTTCGTCGGTGGTGTCGCGTGGGGTGTTGGAGCATCGTGCGGTGGTGGCGGCGTCGGATCGTGAGGAGTTGGTGCGGGGTCTGACGGCGCTGGCTGGGGGTGGGTTGTCGTCTTCGGTGGTGCGGGGCTCGGCCCGGCAGGCCGGTGCCACGGCGTTCCTGTTCACGGGTCAGGGTGCGCAGCGGTTGGGGATGGGGCGGGAGTTGTATGAGGCGTATCCGGTGTTCGCGGCGGCGTTCGATGAGGTCGTGGGCGAACTGGACGCCCGGCTGGGGCGTTCACTCCGTGAGGTGGTGTGGGGTGAGGATGCGGGTCTGCTGAACGGGACGATGTTCGCTCAGGCCGGGTTGTTCGCGGTGGAGACGGCGTTGTTCCGGTTGGTGGAGTCGTGGGGGGTTCGTCCGGACTTCCTGGTGGGTCATTCGGTGGGTGAGATCGCGGCCGCGCATGTGTCCGGCGCCCTGTCGCTCGGTGATGCGGCGGAGTTGGTGGTGGCGCGTGGTCGGTTGATGCAGGGGTTGCCGGCTGGTGGGTCGATGGTGGCGGTGGAGGCGTCGGAGGCGGAGGTGCTTCCGTTGCTGAACGCTGAGGTGGGGATTGCGGCGGTGAATGGGCCGCGTTCTGTTGTGGTGTCGGGGACGGATGCTGCGGTGCGTGAGCTCGTGGCGGTGTTCGCCGGTGAGGGCCGCAGGACGAGTGCGTTGCGGGTGTCGCATGCGTTCCATTCGCCTTTGATGGAGCCGATGTTGGCGGAGTTTGGGGCGGTGGTGTCCGGGTTGTCGTTCGGTGCTGCGTCGATTCCTGTGGTGTCGGGTGTGTTCGGTGATCTTTCTGAGTCGTGGGGTTCGGCGGAGTACTGGGTGCGGCATGTGCGGGAGGCGGTGCGGTTCGCGGATGCGGTGTCGTTTGTGGTGTCGCGTGGTGTGACGTCGTTTGTTGAGGTGGGTCCGGATGGTGTGCTGTGTGGGATGGCGCAGCAGTCGGTCGACACGGAGCTGGCGGCAACGGTCTTCGTCCCGTTGGTGCGTAAGGGCCGTCCGGAGGTGGCCTCGACGGTCACCGCGCTGGGGCAGTTGCATGTGAGTGGTGTGCCGGTGGACTGGGCCCGGCTCTTCGAGGGCACGGGCGCCCGCCGTGTTGATCTGCCCACCTACGCCTTCCAGCGCGAGCGGTACTGGATGCAGGCGGAGACCGGCGGCAACGATCCCGGTTCGCTCGGCCTGGGCACCACCGATCATCCGCTGCTCGGCGCCACCGTCACTCTTCCCGGAACAGACGGACCGGTGCTCACGGGGCGGTTGTCCCTCGAAAGGCAGCCCTGGCTCGCCGATCACCGAATGGGCGCGTCCGTTCTGTTCCCGGGTACGGGCCTGGTGGAGCTGGCGCTCTGCGCCGGCGCGCAGGTCGGATGCGACGTGCTCGACGAGCTGACCCTCCAGGCGCCCCTGGTGCTGCCGCCCCGTGGCGGCGTCCAGGTCCGGGTCGTGGTGGGCGCCGACGACGGCACCGGCGCCAGGAGCGTCACCGTGCACGCGAGGGACGAGGACGACGGAGCGGACGATGCGCCGTGGACCCTGCACGCCGACGGTGTGCTGGTCCCCGACGTACCGGCGCCTGCCTTCGATGCCGCGATCTGGCCTCCGCAGGGCGCGTCACCGGTGGAACTCGACGATGTGTACGGCAAGTTGGCGACACAGGGGTACGCGTACGGACCGGCGTTCCAGGGACTCGACGCCGTCTGGCGGCGCGACGGCGAGATCTTCGCGGAGGTGGCCCTGCCCGAGGCGGCGGCCCCGGACGCCGGGCACTACGGCCTGCACCCCGCTCTGTTCGACGCCGCGCTGCACGCCTCACTCCTCGACGGGACCGATGCGGCGCCCGGCGACGAGGGGACGGCACGTCTTCCTTTCGCGTGGAAGGGCGTTCGCCTCCACGCCACCGGCGCAGCCCGTCTCCGGGTGAGGATCGCATCGGCCGGTGCCGACAGCGTCACCGTGGACGGGGCGGACACCGAAGGACGTCCCGTGTTTTCCGTGGGTGCGCTCGTCACCCGCCCGGTCTCCGTCGACGCCGCGGCCGGGACGGCACAGCGCGGATCCCTCTACTCCGTGCGCTGGGCGCCGTTCACGCCGGCTGCCGCACCCGAGGTCGTCGCCGTGCCCTGGGACCACCGGAACGACGGACCGGTGCCCGAGGATGCCGTGCTCGTCTGGGAATGCCCGCCGCCCGTCGGCGACCCGGTGGCAGGGGCACACGACCTGACCGCCCGCGCACTCGGAGTCGTACAGGAGTGGCTGACGGACGAACGATTCGCGGCCGGCAGGCTGCTCGTGGTCACCCGGGGAGCGGTCGCTCTGCCGGATGAGACGCTCACACATCCGGCGGCCGCAGCAGTCGCCGGTCTCGTGCGGGCCGCGCAGAGTGAGAATCCCGGGCGGATCCTGCTCACGGACACCGACGGAGGCACCGACAGCGTGTCTTCTGCGGGCGTTGCCGCGGTGGTCGCCTGCGGCGAACCTGAATCCGCGGTCCGGGAAGGCGGGGTGTGGGCGCCCCGGCTGACCCGGGTCCCGCAGGCGCGGGACAGGGCGGACCGCTCACCGTTCGGCGGAGACGACGCGACCGTGCTGGTCACCGGCGGTACGGGCACGCTCGGCGCGCTCGTGGCCCGTCACCTCGTCACCGTGCACGGCGTCCGGCGCCTGGTCCTCACCGGTCGCCGCGGCGCCGACGCACCGGGAGCCGCCGAGCTGCGCGCCGAACTGGCGGGCCTGGGAGCCGAAGTAGCCGTTGCCGCGTGCGACCTCGCCGACCGCGAGGCGGCCCGCGCCCTGGTGGACGCGCACGCGCCGACAGCGGTCGTCCACTGCGCGGGCGTGCTGGAGGACGCCACCCTCGGCTCGCTCACCGCCGGCCGACTCTCCCGCGTACTGCGGCCGAAGATCGACGCGGCGTGGAACCTGCACGAACTGACCGCACACCTCGACCTCTCCGCGTTCGTGCTCTTCTCGTCCGTCGCCGGTGTCCTCGGCAATCCGGGCCAGGCCAACTACGCCGCAGGTAACGCCTTCCTGGACGCCCTCGCCGTCCGACGGAAGGCACTGGGCCTGCCCGGGCAGTCACTCGCGTGGGGGCTGTGGGCCGACGGCGACGGCATGGCGAGCGGACTGGACGGCACCGATCTGCGACGTATGAGCCGCTCCGGCGTGGAACCCCTCGTGCCCGCCCACGCACTGGCGCTGATGGACGAGGCCGGGCAGTCGGACGACGCGCTGCTCCTGCCGGTCCGCCTCGACCTCAGGACCCTGCGCGCGGCGGAGCCGCCGTCAGCCATCATGTCCGGCCTGGTGCACCGCAAGACGCGCGCCACCTCCTCCGTTCCGGCCGGGCAGTCCCGCTCCGGCCTGGCCGCCCTGGCGCCCAAGGAACGGCTGCGCGCCCTGCTCGACCTCGTACGGGCCCAGGTGGCCTCCGTGCTCGGCCACGGGTCCGCGGCCGACGTGGAGCCCGACCGGGCCTTCACAGAGATCGGGTTCGACTCCCTGACCGCGATGGAGCTGCGCAACCAGCTCGCCTCCGCGACCGGACTCAGGCTGCCCGCCACCTTGGTCTTCGACCACCCCAACGCCCGCGCCGTCGCCGGACACCTCGACACCCTCCTCGCCGGCGGCAGCACCGCGGCCGTCGCCTCCGCGGCCGCGACGCCCGCCGACGACGACCCCGTCGTCATCGTGTCCATGGCCTGCCGCTACCCGGGCGGGGTGCGCTCGCCCGAAGACCTGTGGCAGCTCGTCGACGACGGGGTCGACGCCATCACCGAGTTCCCCCGCAACCGTGGCTGGGACCTGGAGCGGCTCTACGACCCCGAGTCCACCCGCACCGGCACCTGCTACGTACGCCACGGCGGATTCCTGCACGACGCCGCCGACTTCGACCCCGGCTTCTTCGGGATCAGCCCGAACGACGCGCTGACCACCGACCCGCAGCACCGGCTGATGCTGGAGGTCGCGTGGGAGGCGATGGAGCGGGCGACGATCGATCCGCTCTCGCTCAAGGGCACCGCGACCGGTGTCTTCACCGGCGCGATGTACCACGACTACGCGGGCAACAGCGCCGCCGGATCACTGGGCCCCGGCCGGGTCTCGTACACCTTCGGTCTCGAAGGGCCCTCGCTGGCCGTCGACACCGCCTGCTCCTCGTCCCTGGTCGCGCTGCACCTGGCAGCCCAGGCCGTGCGGTCGGGCGAATGCGGGCTGGCCCTGGTCGGCGGCGTGACCGTCATGTCGACCCCCGAGACGTTCATCGAGTTCGCCCGGCAGCGCGGGCTGTCCCGCGACGGCCGGTGCCGATCGTTCTCCTCGGCCGCCGACGGCGCCGCCTGGTCCGAGGGCGCGGGCATGCTCGTGATCGAGCGGCTCTCCGACGCCCGTCGGAACGGACATCCGGTCCTGGCCGTGCTGCGCGGCAGCGCCGTCAACCAGGACGGTGCCAGCAACGGGCTCATGGCTCCCAACGGACCGTCCCAGCAGCGCGTCATCCGCCAGGCGCTGGCGAACGCGGGACTCGGCGCCGCCGACGTGGACACCGTCGAGGCCCATGGCACCGGGACCACCCTGGGCGACCCCATCGAGGCGCAGGCCCTGCTCGCGACCTACGGCCAGGACCGCGTCGAGGGAAAGCCGCTTTACCTCGGCTCGATCAAGTCGAACATCGGGCATGCCCAGGCCGCCGCCGGCATCGCCGGGGTGATCAAGATGGTCGAGGCGATGCGGCACGGCGTCCTTCCGGCCTCCCTCCACCTGGACGAGCCCTCGTCCCAGGTCGACTGGGAGACGGGTGACGTCGTCCTGCTGGCCAAGGCGCGCCCGTGGCCCGAGCTGGACCGTCCCCGCCGCGCCGGAGTCTCGTCGTTCGGGATCAGCGGCACCAACGCCCACGTGATCATCGAGGCGCCGGCGCCCGATGCCGCGGAGGCGCAGGCCGTCCCCGACTCGGTGGTGCCGCAGGCCACCCCCGACACCACCGAGCAGACCGGCGACGCCAACGAGCGGAACACCCCCACCCCCACCCCCGTCCCGGTGCCGTGGCTCCTGTCGGCCCGCGACCCCGAGGGCACGGCCCGGCAGGCCGCCCGGCTGCTGACCCACCTGGAGTCCCGGCCCGCCGCGAGCGCACTCGACGTCGCCCATTCCCTGGCGACCACCCGAACCCCCCTGGAACACCGCGCCGCGCTCCTGGTCACCGACCGGGCCCGGGCCATGCACGACCTGGCCGTGCTCGCGGACGGCGGTACCACCGCCTCGGTCGTGACCGTGCAGGACCCCGACTCCGGACGCACCGGCGGCGGACCGACCGCGTTCCTCTTCTCCGGCCAGGGCTCGCAGCGCCTCGGCATGGGCGGGCGGCTGCACCGCACCCATCCCGTCTTCGCGCGGGCCTTCGATCAGGCCGTCGCCGCGCTCGACGCCCATCTCGACCGGCCGCTCGCCGACGTCGTGCGCGAGGACGAGGCCGCCCTGAACCGCACCGGGTACACCCAGGCGGCGCTGTTCGCCTTCGAGGTAGCCCAGTTCAGGCTGCTGGAGTCCTGGGGCGTCCGCCCCGACTTCCTCGCCGGTCACTCGATCGGCGAGCTGGTCGCCGCACACGTCAGCGGGGCCCTGTCGCTGCCGGACGCTGCCCGCCTGGTCGCCGCCCGCGGCCTGCTGATGCAGGCGCTGCCGGAGGGCGGCGCCATGGCCGCCCTCCGGGCGAGCGAGGAAGAGGTGGCACCGCTCCTCACCGCCGACGTCGCCGTCGCCGCCGTCAACGGCCCCGGATCCGTCGTCGTCTCCGGCACCGCCACCGCCGTACGAGCCGTGACGGACCACTTCGCGGCGCTGGGCCGCACGGCCAAGCCGCTGCGGGTGTCCCACGCCTTCCACTCGCCGCTGATGGAACCCATGCTGGCCGACTTCGCGCGCGCCGCCGCCGGGATGACGGTCACCGAGCCGTCCATCCCGCTCGTGTCCACCCTGACCGGACGCGCCGTGACGGCCGCCGACCTCGCCGACCCCGGGCACTGGGTCAGGCACGTGCGGGAGACCGTGCGGTTCGCCGACGCCGTACGCACCCTGGACGAAGCGGGTGTCACCACCTACCTGGAGATCGGCCCCGACGCGGCACTGTCCGCCCTCGGCCCCGCCTGCCTGCCCGACACGAGCACGGCCGCGTTCCTGCCGCTGTCGCGCCGCGACCGCGACGAGGCCGCGGAACTCGTCGGAGCCCTCGCGCTCGCCCACGTACGCCATATCCCGGTCGACTGGGCGGAGTTCTTCGCCGGGAGCGGGGCCGACCGCGTCGACCTCCCGACGTACGCGTTCCGCCGCGAACCGTTCTGGGCGCTGCCCGAGCGGGCCGGGGCCGACCTCACCGCCGCCGGCCTCGGCACCACCGAACACCCGCTGCTCGGCGCGGTCGTGGCGCTGCCCGACGGCGGCGCCCTCCTGACCGGCCGGCTGAACCCTGTCGAACTTCCCTGGCTCGACGACCACGATCTGCTCGGGACCCCCGTCCTGCCCGCCGCCGCCTTCGCCGACCTCGCCCTCAGCGCGGGAACAGGAACGGGCTGCCCGCGGCTTGACGAGCTGACGGTGACGGCCCAGCTGACGTCGGCGGCCGGCCCCGGCTCCGAACTCCGCGTCTCCGTCGGTGCGCCCGCGGACGACGGCCGCCGTACGGTCGACATCCACTCCAGGAAACAAGGCGCGCAGCCGGAGGACGACGACGCGGCCTGGGTCCGGCACGCCCGGGGCGTCCTCGCCCCGGCCGCCACCGAGCCGGCCGCGGACACGGCCGCCTGGCCGCCGCCCGGCGCGACCCCGGTGGACCCAAACACCCTCTACGACCGGCTGTTCTCCCTCGGCCACGGACACGGCCAGGCCTTCCGTACCATCGGCTCCGCCTGGCGCAGCGGGGACGAGCTCTTCGCCGACGCCGTACTCGGCGAGGAGACGGCCCGGGAGCAGTGCGCGCTGCACCCGGCCCTGCTCGATGCCGCCGTCCAGCTGGCCCGTTTCGGGGCCCTGCCCGCAGGCGAGGAGCCGGGTGGCAGCGCGCCGCTGAGCCCCGCGGCCTGGACGGGCGTACAGGTGCACCGTCCCGGCGCCACCGAAGTGCGGATACGGGTCCGCCCGACCGGCCAGGACCGCGCGTCGTTCCACATCGCGGACGCCGAGGGACGGCCCGTCCTGACGGCCGAGGACATCGCGTGGAAGCCCGTCACCGCCGCCGAACTGACCACCGGCTCCCCCCTGGGCGCGCTGTACCGGCTGAAGTGGGCGCCCGCTCCCGTCGACATCGCCGACCTCGGCACCAGGACCGCCGTCCTCGCCGCCGCCGGCCCCTTCGACGACCCGCGCACCGGCCTGCCCTTCCAGACCTTCGACCCGCGCCACCCGCTCGACGGGGACGCCCCCGACTTCGTCCTGCTGCCCCTGGCCGCTCCGGCCGGCGACGAGCCGGACGCCGTCCGCACGCACACCGCCGACGTCCTCTCACACATCAGGGAGTTCCTCCGCCACGCGCCGGACCGGGGCACGACCAGGCTGGCCGTCGTCACCCGGCACGCCGTCGCGGCGGGGGACGAGGCGCCGGACGTCCGGCACGCGGCCATATGGGGCCTCGTCCGGGCCGCGCAGAGCGAACACCCCGGACGGTTCGTCCTCGCCGACGTGGACGGTCTGGAATCCTCGGCGACCGCGCTGCCGGACGCCCTCGCCACCGGCGCCGACGAACTCGCCGTCCGAGGCGGCACCGTACTCGTACCGGAACTCGTCCTCGCGGAACCGGACGGCGGCGCGCCCGCCCCCGCGTCCGGCGGCACGGTACTCGTCACCGGCGGACCCTCCACGACGGCCGCCGCACTGGTCCGACGCCTCGTCACCGAACTCGGCGCCGGCCACGTCCTCGTCGCCGGCGGTACCGCACCCGGGGAGACGGACGCGCTCACCGCAGGCACCGATGCCGCACTGACCGTCAGCGACTGCGACCCCGCCGACCGGGAAGCGCTCGCCGCTCTCCTGTCCGGCCTCCCCGGCGACATCCCGCTCACCGCCGTCGTCCACACGGTTCCCGCCGGGGAAAGCGCGCCGATCGGCGAACGGACCCCGCAGCTCCTCGACGAGGCGCTGCGCCGGCATGCCGACGCCGCATGGAACCTGCATGACCTGACGACCGGTCTCGGCCTGTCGGCCTTCGTCCTCCTCACCTCGGCCCACGGTCTCGTCCATGGCGCCGAACAGGCCCACCACGCCGCCGCGCACACCTTCCTGGACGCCCTCGCCCGGCACCGGCACGCCCTCGGCCTCCCCGCCACGGCGCTCGCCCTCACCCCGGAGGACACCAACGCCGGTGCCGGGCTGCTGCCGCTGACCGCCGAGCGGACCACGGCACTCCTCGACGAGGCGCTGCGCACCCGGGCCGCCGCACTGTTCGCCCTCCATCCGGACCAGGGCGCCCTGCGCACCCTCGCGGGCAGCCTGCCCCCTGTACTCGGCACACTGGTCCGCACGCCCGGCCGCGCCGGGACCCGTCCGGGCACGGGTCTCTCCGCCGCCGCCGAACTGCGCAGCCGCCTCGCCGGCCGGAGCGAGGAGGAGCGCGGCCGCATGCTGCTGGAACTCGTCCGCTCACACGTCGCCACCCTGCTCGGCCACCCCACACCCGAGGCGGTCGGCGCCGACCGGGCCTTCCAGGACCTCGGCTTCGACTCACTGGCCGCCGTCGAACTCCGCCGCCGGCTCGCCGGCGCCACCGGCCTCAGCCTGCCCGCCAGCCTCGTCTTCGACCACCCGGACTCCCGCGCCGTCGCGGCGCACCTCACCGGACTGATCGACGACGGATCCGGGGAACAGGACGCCTCCGAAGCACTGTGGGCCATGCTCGACCAGCTCGACGCGAGCCTCACCGCCGCACAGCCCGACGCCGGGGCCCGCCCGCGCATCACCTCCCGGCTGGAGGCGCTTCTGCGCCGCTGGCAGGACACCCACGGCGACGCCGACGGCCGTACCCGAGACGAGGACGACGCACTCGACTCGGTCACGGACGACGAACTCTTCGACGTGCTGGACCAGGAGATCGGACTCCTCTAG